A portion of the Oxynema aestuarii AP17 genome contains these proteins:
- a CDS encoding tRNA-(ms[2]io[6]A)-hydroxylase has product MNRPPLPTIEFLRTPTSPAWIEQAIAHLDTILLDHSHCERKAAGVALNLMFRYPSNSELVRALTSIAREELEHFELVNQHLERRGIALGPLSSPPYAAGLKAQIRPQEPDRLLDSLLVAGAIEARSHERLGLLASHCPDPELAKFYRSLMASEARHYGTYWILATTYFDRDRVSARLNELAAVESELLSTLHPEPRIHS; this is encoded by the coding sequence ATGAACCGTCCCCCCCTACCGACGATCGAATTTCTGCGAACCCCCACCTCTCCCGCTTGGATCGAGCAAGCGATCGCCCATCTCGACACGATCTTGCTCGATCATTCCCACTGCGAACGTAAAGCCGCCGGAGTGGCGTTAAATTTGATGTTTCGCTATCCGTCCAATAGCGAGTTAGTGCGCGCCCTCACGAGCATAGCCCGCGAAGAATTAGAACATTTTGAACTCGTCAACCAGCACCTCGAACGTCGGGGAATCGCCCTCGGGCCCCTTTCGTCACCCCCTTACGCCGCCGGACTCAAAGCCCAAATTCGCCCGCAAGAACCCGATCGCCTCTTAGACTCCCTCCTGGTCGCCGGGGCGATCGAAGCGCGCAGTCACGAGCGTTTGGGCTTACTCGCCAGCCACTGTCCCGATCCGGAACTGGCGAAATTCTATCGAAGTTTGATGGCGTCGGAAGCGCGCCATTACGGCACCTATTGGATTCTGGCGACGACTTACTTCGATCGCGATCGCGTCAGCGCCCGTTTGAACGAACTGGCCGCCGTCGAAAGTGAGTTGCTTTCCACCCTACATCCCGAGCCGCGCATTCATAGTTAA